A genome region from bacterium includes the following:
- the rplL gene encoding 50S ribosomal protein L7/L12, whose amino-acid sequence MPENTAVEVNDAKVQEIIKSIEEMSVLQLSQLVKALENRFGVTAAAPVAVAAGGPAAAAAAPAAEEQTEFDVVLKSAGANKINVIKVIRTITNLGLKEAKDLVDGAPNKVKEGVSKDEANDIKAKLTEAGAEVELK is encoded by the coding sequence ATGCCCGAAAACACCGCTGTCGAAGTGAACGATGCCAAAGTCCAAGAAATCATAAAGAGCATCGAGGAGATGAGTGTTCTGCAGTTGTCCCAACTGGTGAAAGCTCTGGAAAATCGTTTTGGTGTAACCGCCGCCGCTCCGGTCGCGGTTGCAGCCGGCGGGCCGGCTGCCGCCGCCGCCGCTCCTGCGGCTGAAGAACAAACTGAGTTTGACGTGGTGCTTAAAAGCGCCGGCGCCAACAAGATCAATGTGATCAAAGTGATTCGCACCATCACCAATCTGGGCCTGAAGGAGGCCAAAGATCTGGTCGATGGGGCCCCCAATAAAGTCAAAGAGGGCGTTTCGAAAGACGAGGCCAATGATATTAAGGCCAAATTGACCGAAGCCGGCGCTGAGGTCGAACTCAAGTAG